DNA sequence from the Halorubrum sp. BOL3-1 genome:
CTGAGCATCGGACAGTTAGCAGGATTAAATGAGTAGAGTGTGCGCACACCCCGGCATTGAGAGATCACTTGCTGCTAGATCTACTCTCTGTATCTTACAGGGTTGTCTTACCAGCCGGTGGATAGCTCTCGCTCTCCTGCGCTAAGTCGTTCACTTGTACTGACTGAAGTCCACTCCGTACGTGGCAATTAAGCCGTGACCTCAACAGGGCCTCCGAAGCGTGTGGTATCCAAAATCTGTATATCGGCTGTAATCTGTCTTAGATGGCCCCTGCGAACGTGACCGACTGGTTGCCATCAACTACAGGGTACGCACGTGTCTCGGTTGTTGAGTAGACTCTAGATGGTCTGTTCAATTAGCGGCCGAATGGTTATGACGCCGCTCAGGTAACGTGGTGGTAATGAGCACCGAAACGAGTACGAACGACGACGTCCGGAGTGGGCGAACAATTACGCTCACTCAGGCGGACGATGGCTGGTGGGTCGCCCGTGACGAGGCGACCGGTGTCGCAAGCCAGGGTGAGACGCGGCAAGATGCCCTCGACAATCTTGACGAGGCGGTTGCACTTCACAAGGGAGAAACCGGTGATTCGGTCGACAGTTGGGAGGAAGAAAAAGAGGTGCTTGACGAACTCGGTATCGATCCTGATGAAGTACAGCAGGCTCGCGACGAGCACGATGGCCTCCCCGAGTTCATGCAGTAAGTCGGATGGGAGTGCCTGATTTTTCCGGACGCGATGTCATCAAAGCACTCTCGAAAAATCGCTTTGTCATCGTTGATCGAACCGGCAGCCACGTTAAACTGCGATACGAGCATCCGACGAACGACGACGATGTCCGCGTTGTCTCCGTCCCGCAATATGATCGGATCCGAACCGGGACACTACGCAACATCGTAGACCAGTCTGGAGCGGAAGACTTTGAGAAGTGGTGTCTGTGGATCGACCGGCAGTGCTGATAGGTTACCTAACTCATGACCACCACTGGCTCGAATATCGTTGTGTGGGACTACTGTTCTGGATAGGTTAATCTCGAGATATAGCACTATACTCACTGAAAACGTGGTTTCTGGCGCTCTCATGCCTTTGAGGAGGCCGATCCTTGTGGCTCGAAGCAGGGTAAACACGCCTCGATCCGGGATCCATTCGGAGGAACTCCCCGTTATCGAAGCGTAGTATATCAGATCTCGGTATAGAAAGTTCGCAGCCGCTACTCGTCAAGGCTGAGCTCTTCCTCGATCGACGACTCCCCCAGTGCTGCCCGAACTGCCGCCGGGTAGAACTCCTCGTTCTTCGGCATATCCTCGCCGTGTCGGCGTCGCCACTCGACGTTCAGTTCCGAGTAGCGTAGTTGTAGGTCGTCAACAAGCGTCTCTGGAAGGTACATGTTCACATTCTTTCGCTCTCGGACAGTCCCGCTGCTCTCTCCGTTCTCCTCGCTCTCTGCGTTCATTTTGCTCTTTGACATCTTTGAGGTTTCTGCGCTCTTTGAGGTCTTTGACGTATTTGATGTGTTTGATGTCTCTATCGTCTCTGAGGTTGACGGATCGTCCTCGGGGACGGCATCGTCATGATCGTCGTCATCGTGGTCGTAACGGTCGTCCCACGGGTTCCGATCGCGCTTCTCATCACTGTCAGGCATTGGGGTAGTCCTCCAAGTGCTCAGCGACGTCGAGGTACACCTCTTCCATGTCGCAGTCCTCCTCGTGCTCGAAGATGGAGACGCCGGCGTTCCACGCCCGTTGTAGCGCGACGCGCTTTCTGATCTCAAAGACCTCACAACTCTCTCTGTTCTCAAAGACATCTTTGAACCACTCCATCATCTCCTCGGCCTCGCCGTCGACGCCGACCTCATTCGCAACGAGTCCAACCTCATCCACGTCGCCGAACGCAGACTCGATACTCCGGAGCTGCTTGAACAGGAGCTCGATCGCGCGGATGCTCGTCGACTTCGCCTGCGCGGGGATCAGGATGTTCCCCGTCGCGACGATCGCGTTGTCGGTGAGCACACCGAGGTTCGGGGGACAGTCGACGAGGATGTAGTTCCAGCGCTGGTCGGCGTCGCTCTCGTCAAAGAGCATGTCGAGGCGTTCCTCGCGCTTCATCACGTTCGCGAGCTCGTCCTCAGCGTTGATCATCCGCTCGTGGCTGGGGACGACGTCGACCTCCTGATGCTCGACGACCAGCTGCTCGAGGTCGCCCATCCGGTCGAGATCAGGGAGGACATCGAACAGCGAGTCACGGTCGGGATCGTCGTACAGATCCTCGAAGCCGAGCCCCTCAGTGGCGTGCCCTTGTGGGTCGAGATCGATGACGAGGACATCGTGGCCGCGCTGGTTCAGTGCGCCGGCGACGTTCAGTGTCGTGGTCGTCTTCCCGGCACCGCCTTTCTGGTTGGTAACTCCGAGTCTCATACGTGTCTTTGTCCTCAAAGAGAGCAAAGATGTCGGAGAGTCTTAAGAGTACGTCAGACGCTCATAGAATGTTGGTTGTGGGTCACAGACAAGCCAGATCTTCGAACGGGTTCCTACGCGGAACCGTCGCGGAACCGTTCGATCGGGATATCGGAGACATCGTCATAATCGTCGTCACCGCCAACTAGGAGCGTCGCGTCGACGTGTTCAGCTGTTGCCAGCGCGAACGAGTCGCCGAGCGCAGGATTGTATCTGAGAGTATACTCCGAGGCATTCGTCCAGGTATCGCCGACGTCTACCGTTTTGATACCGAGATCAGTCAGCCAGTCAAGATACTCGTCAGCTGTGTCGCGGTCGTACTTCCGGGCGATTGTGTACCGAATCTCAGCGAGATTCACGTAGCTGGCATAGCCGACCGTGTCCTCGACTGCGACCGCGTCGAGATACTCTTCTACAACCTCGCTACCTGGTTCATCGTCGGCGTGTGCTATCAGTGGCTCGGCGTCGAAGACAACGCGGTCAGGAACCGACATCACTCTTCAGTTGAGAACTGCGAGTCGCGTTCTTTTCGGTCCTGGTCGCGTTTCTCTTTGAGGAGCTCGGACGCAGGCTTGTCCGTACTCGCTTCGCTACGGGCGGCAAAGCCGCGCATCTCGCTCGGTGAGCGGACCTGTTCAACGATCACCTCTCCATCTTCGGTTTCCCGGAATAACACCTTCCCAGGTGCTTCGATTCCGAGCTTCTCACGGAACCGTTTCGGGATGGTCGCCTGGCCGTGCTTAGTGACGGCGACAATCTCTTTTCCAGAGTTATTTGACTGTTCTGTCTTACTCATAGTTCATAATTATATCTCGATCATAATTAACTTTTCTTCTTATTGACAAACAGTTGTCGCTCCTCTGTCGGGTGTTTGGTCGAGTTCGAAGTGTAGTTCAGCTCTTGAGGGACGTGAAATACCAGAATTAAATTATTCTTGAACGCAGCAGTTTGATCAACCGTTGTGGTCAATATACTCGGCTTCCCATTCAGTTCGGGCTTCGATCTCTCTCGTCCCCCGGCGGGTAGTGGTGTACTCGTTAGTTCGTTGATCGCGCTGGCTCTTCTCGATGAGTCCCTTCTCAACGAGCGTATCGAGATTTGGATAGAGCCGACCATGATGAATTTACTTTTCGTAGTAGTTCTCGAGTTCGTCTT
Encoded proteins:
- a CDS encoding type II toxin-antitoxin system HicB family antitoxin; the protein is MSTETSTNDDVRSGRTITLTQADDGWWVARDEATGVASQGETRQDALDNLDEAVALHKGETGDSVDSWEEEKEVLDELGIDPDEVQQARDEHDGLPEFMQ
- a CDS encoding type II toxin-antitoxin system HicA family toxin, with the translated sequence MGVPDFSGRDVIKALSKNRFVIVDRTGSHVKLRYEHPTNDDDVRVVSVPQYDRIRTGTLRNIVDQSGAEDFEKWCLWIDRQC
- a CDS encoding ParA family protein; amino-acid sequence: MRLGVTNQKGGAGKTTTTLNVAGALNQRGHDVLVIDLDPQGHATEGLGFEDLYDDPDRDSLFDVLPDLDRMGDLEQLVVEHQEVDVVPSHERMINAEDELANVMKREERLDMLFDESDADQRWNYILVDCPPNLGVLTDNAIVATGNILIPAQAKSTSIRAIELLFKQLRSIESAFGDVDEVGLVANEVGVDGEAEEMMEWFKDVFENRESCEVFEIRKRVALQRAWNAGVSIFEHEEDCDMEEVYLDVAEHLEDYPNA
- a CDS encoding PIN domain-containing protein, giving the protein MSVPDRVVFDAEPLIAHADDEPGSEVVEEYLDAVAVEDTVGYASYVNLAEIRYTIARKYDRDTADEYLDWLTDLGIKTVDVGDTWTNASEYTLRYNPALGDSFALATAEHVDATLLVGGDDDYDDVSDIPIERFRDGSA
- a CDS encoding AbrB/MazE/SpoVT family DNA-binding domain-containing protein, whose amino-acid sequence is MSKTEQSNNSGKEIVAVTKHGQATIPKRFREKLGIEAPGKVLFRETEDGEVIVEQVRSPSEMRGFAARSEASTDKPASELLKEKRDQDRKERDSQFSTEE